The proteins below come from a single Hemiscyllium ocellatum isolate sHemOce1 chromosome 24, sHemOce1.pat.X.cur, whole genome shotgun sequence genomic window:
- the LOC132827243 gene encoding immunoglobulin lambda-1 light chain-like, with amino-acid sequence MIVKSLLRCLSYFENVLKHPLERGAKVVVVCCNSFTWVIASNLDDKGRTNRVSSAEITVNQPPSKSTSLGGTVQITCTLSGASLGSTAISWYQQKSGSAHRYLLYHYAGSSTNRASGVPDRFSGSVSGNTGTLSISRVESGDAADYYCAMWNNYIYYFGTGTKLSVGSPREPSVSLLPPSSVQITEKNTATLVCLVSGFNPGTVEIEWTVDGSVKGNGVETSWIQQETDNTFSLSSYLTLSASEWNSHERYSCGVKHETQATPFQTSISRSSCM; translated from the exons ATGATAGTGAAAAGCCTTTTGAGGTGTTTGAGCTATTTTGAGAATGTCCTCAAGCATCCCCTTGAGCGCGGAGCTAAGGTCGTTGTAGTGTGCTGCAACAGCTTTACCTGGGTTATCGCATCAAATCTTGATGATAAAGGAAGAACCAACAGAG TGTCGAGCGCAGAGATTACAGTAAACCAACCGCCTTCAAAATCGACTTCCCTCGGAGGGACCGTCCAGATTACATGCACCTTGTCGGGCGCCTCCTTAGGAAGCACCGCCATTAGTTGGTATCAGCAGAAATCTGGAAGTGCTCATCGGTATCTGCTTTATCACTACGCTGGCAGCAGCACGAACAGAGCCTCAGGTGTTCCAGACCGGTTTTCGGGCTCTGTCTCCGGCAACACAGGAACGTTAAGTATCAGCAGAGTTGAATCGGGAGACGCCGCGGACTATTACTGTGCCATGTGGAATAACTACATCTACTACTTCGGCACAGGCACCAAGCTGAGTGTTGGCA gTCCGCGGGAACCATCGGTATCCCTCCTTCCGCCTTCATCGGTTCAAATCACGGAAAAGAACACGGCGACCCTGGTGTGTTTGGTGAGCGGGTTTAACCCGGGCACTGTGGAGATTGAGTGGACGGTAGATGGCAGTGTCAAGGGGAACGGTGTGGAGACCAGTTGGATCCAGCAGGAGACGGACAACACGTTCAGTTTGAGCAGCTATCTGACCCTGTCAGCCTCGGAGTGGAACTCACACGAGCGTTACTCCTGTGGGGTTAAGCATGAGACTCAGGCAACGCCGTTTCAGACAAGTATCTCGAGATCGAGCTGTATGTGA